Below is a genomic region from Syngnathus typhle isolate RoL2023-S1 ecotype Sweden linkage group LG3, RoL_Styp_1.0, whole genome shotgun sequence.
TCTCCCTGTCGAGGCACGCCAGGGTATTGCCGGCCTCCCTTACATGCCAGAGGTGGCAGGCGCTCGCTGCTAAGCGACGGCAGAAAAGACGAAGGGGACTTGAAGCAACTTGAGGAATTTATTGTCATGTTGGAAAGGCAAAACCAAGACAGGGGGGGAGGCTCAGACACGgtgaaaggagcagggcgaggAGGTACTTCAGGATTGTTCTCCGGAACGCAAGGAGACTCGTGGAGTGAAAACACGCGCGTCTGTGCCAGGAGAGTCTCGATGAACGAGTGCAGGCGTACCAAGCGCAGGCATGTTGTGTTTTGGAAAAATTCAAATTTTCTCTACAATATTGTAATTCGATGTGCAGCGCTGATAAGGAGAAGAACGAAGATGAGCTGAGGCAAGACAGAATCGACGCAAGCCCCCAAATGTGCAAAGACGTGCCGCGCTGTCGCCTCACCTAAGATCATGGAGACAGTCTTCATCAGGTTGAGCACCGTCTCGCGATGTCTCATCTGGGTGGTGTGCTGCGACATCTGCTTGCTCTTGTGCCTCACGTACAAGAAGATGCGAGTGTAGACAGCTACCATGATGGAGAAGGTGAGCAGGTTGAGGAGCGCCCAGAACACCAAGTAGCTGCGGCTGTAGAGCGGCGCCATGGTGGAACACTTGTCCAGATCGCACAGGCAGTGCCATCCCATGGTGGGCACCAGGCCCATGACAATGGCCACCAGCCAGATGAAGATCATGATCACAAAGACCCGCCGGGTGCTCATCTTGCTGTGAAGCTGCATGTTGAAGATGGTCTGGTGACGCTCCACCGCCACGGCCAGGAGGTTGAGGACAGATGCCGTCAGGCTGGTGTCGATCAGGCCTTGACGCACGAACCACTGGTACTTGGACAACTTGATAGTCCATGGACCTGTGTGAAACATCAAATGGAGGTAGGAGACACCTGCGAAAGAAggtagatagaaaaaaaaaattagcatTACTGGCCGAGAGCTCACTGGCAGAGCGCTAAAATAGGCTTGGACCGCAAGGCTGAAAGAATCTACGAGGGGAATATTTTCCAACCCCTGGTGATGCCAGGCCAGATGATTGATTGTTTTGGGGGTCTTTTTCAATTATTTCCgggactttttttccccacatttccACCTGGCCCCCGTGACGAAAATGTAGCGAATGAATTAATTTGGAAGAAATGTTTGGGCttgtcaattttcttttttgacccagatacatttaaaaaaaaaaaaaaaaatggacccaaacccccccccaccaagaGGGGAAATAAATCCTAGCACCGCCCATGCCTGCAGCAGGTAACATTCTGAACGACGCAGCACAAGCGTTGAACCAGAAGTTGGGAACATTCGGATATTTGACTTTAACGGTCCTCGTGGTCAATCAAAGAAATGAGTTGCCCATCACCGGTTCACCGTGTAACAGTCGACGTACCTGAGAAGAGGTCCGCGAAAGCCAGGTTCCCCAATAAATAATAGATGGGGAAATGGAAGCGTCTGTTTTTTAAAATGGCCCCAATGACCAT
It encodes:
- the LOC133150801 gene encoding lysophosphatidic acid receptor 2-like, whose translation is MDILTDDTEGCYLNRSVKFFYEKSGKNISDHWRRRDYVIVSLGMTVCFIVILSNLMVIGAILKNRRFHFPIYYLLGNLAFADLFSGVSYLHLMFHTGPWTIKLSKYQWFVRQGLIDTSLTASVLNLLAVAVERHQTIFNMQLHSKMSTRRVFVIMIFIWLVAIVMGLVPTMGWHCLCDLDKCSTMAPLYSRSYLVFWALLNLLTFSIMVAVYTRIFLYVRHKSKQMSQHTTQMRHRETVLNLMKTVSMILGCFVICWTPGLVVLLLDGLGCDECKVLRYEKYCLVLAECNSLVNPIIYSFRDKDMRRTFKEILCCLCGRSGDKSSSYGVNFNTLDHENSKSRDMTLMEKCNGAPLIGKHSDMTPPSKRWS